One Alteromonas sp. KC3 DNA segment encodes these proteins:
- a CDS encoding M1 family metallopeptidase: MSTAKRHLIWLAPVLSMLISLPSANAAIKQTKGDFEDKFRQLDEVLPTPNVYRNAAGEPGHQYWQQQVDYDIDVKLLEDKRRIEAKETITYHNNSPDTLKYLWIQLDQNKFRDDSMSALTTTFGGIGNRGPGTQAASGDKPAKLSMGALRRQQFVDDNELGYTISRVEDKSGNDLRHTIVGTLMRVDLAKPLAPGKKVTFDIDFAFNIVEEDAVSARAGYEHFPDDEREGGNDIFLLAQWFPRLAAYTDYEAWTNKEFIGRGEFTLEFGNYEVDITVPADHIVSSTGVLQNPKDVLTKTQRDRLKKAEKADRIVFIVTPEEAIENEKEGTSKLKTWTFKADNVRDFAWASSRKFAWDARGYQQGGDTQPLVMAMSFYPKEGGELWQKYSTESIIHTMDVYSRFSFDYPYPVAQSVNGPVGGMEYPMITFNGPRTELRDDGSRTYSLAEKRFLIGVVIHEVGHIYFPMTVNSDERQWTWMDEGLNSFLDGVAGREWDPTIPWGVEPRDITGYMKSQTQVPIMTQSDSVLRLGPNAYTKPAVALNILRETILGRELFDFAFKEYAQRWMFKRPTPSDFFRTMEEASGVDLDWFWRGWFYTTDHVDISLDSVYKLRLDTEDPDIDFARERDAEMEKPKSLTDIRNKEEGKELWVDRFEDIRDYYDENDRYTVTNKERNKYKKFLKGLEPWERKAFERAVKEDKNYYVLDFSNKGGLVMPIILELTFEDGSKEEMRIPAEIWRRTPKAVSKLIVTDKDKELVSVTVDPHWETADVDVENNHYPRRIIPSRIEAYKNKPRNTYEYRDLMHDSKTELDKDEDKEEDKDDE, translated from the coding sequence AAGCGCCGTATTGAAGCGAAAGAAACCATTACGTATCACAACAATTCACCAGATACCCTTAAGTATTTGTGGATTCAGTTAGACCAAAACAAATTCCGCGACGATTCTATGTCGGCGCTAACCACTACATTTGGCGGCATTGGCAACCGCGGTCCAGGTACCCAAGCAGCAAGTGGCGACAAACCAGCTAAATTGAGCATGGGTGCACTGCGCCGTCAGCAGTTCGTTGATGATAATGAGCTTGGTTACACTATTTCTCGCGTTGAAGATAAGTCAGGTAACGACTTACGTCACACTATTGTTGGCACCTTGATGCGTGTTGACCTTGCTAAGCCGCTAGCGCCTGGTAAGAAAGTAACGTTTGATATCGATTTTGCTTTTAACATTGTTGAAGAAGACGCGGTATCTGCACGTGCAGGTTACGAGCACTTCCCAGATGATGAGCGCGAAGGTGGTAACGATATCTTCTTGCTTGCACAGTGGTTCCCTCGTCTTGCGGCATACACCGACTACGAAGCATGGACTAACAAAGAGTTTATTGGCCGTGGTGAGTTCACGCTAGAATTCGGTAACTACGAAGTTGATATTACTGTACCGGCAGACCACATCGTATCGTCAACGGGTGTACTACAAAACCCGAAAGACGTGCTAACCAAAACACAACGCGACCGTCTTAAGAAGGCAGAAAAAGCAGACCGTATCGTATTCATCGTAACCCCTGAAGAAGCGATTGAAAACGAGAAGGAAGGTACCTCTAAGCTTAAGACGTGGACGTTCAAAGCTGACAACGTACGTGATTTTGCTTGGGCATCGTCTCGCAAATTCGCTTGGGATGCGCGCGGCTATCAGCAGGGCGGTGACACACAGCCACTTGTTATGGCAATGTCATTCTACCCGAAAGAGGGCGGTGAGCTTTGGCAGAAATACTCTACCGAATCCATCATCCACACCATGGATGTATACAGCCGCTTTAGCTTTGACTACCCGTACCCGGTAGCACAGTCAGTAAATGGCCCAGTAGGTGGTATGGAATATCCAATGATTACCTTCAACGGCCCACGTACTGAGCTTCGCGATGACGGTTCTCGCACATACTCTTTGGCTGAGAAGCGCTTCCTCATTGGCGTTGTTATTCACGAAGTAGGTCACATTTATTTCCCAATGACGGTTAACTCTGATGAGCGCCAGTGGACATGGATGGATGAAGGCCTTAACAGCTTCCTAGACGGTGTAGCAGGTCGCGAATGGGATCCAACCATTCCTTGGGGCGTTGAGCCACGTGACATCACTGGTTACATGAAGTCTCAAACGCAAGTACCTATTATGACGCAGTCTGACTCAGTATTGCGTTTAGGCCCTAACGCTTACACTAAACCAGCCGTTGCACTGAATATTCTACGTGAAACTATTCTTGGTCGTGAGTTGTTTGACTTCGCGTTTAAAGAGTACGCACAACGTTGGATGTTTAAGCGTCCTACACCTTCAGATTTCTTCCGCACAATGGAAGAAGCATCAGGTGTTGATCTAGACTGGTTCTGGCGCGGCTGGTTCTATACCACTGACCACGTAGACATTAGCCTAGACAGCGTTTATAAGCTGCGTTTAGACACTGAAGATCCAGATATCGACTTCGCCCGTGAGCGTGATGCTGAAATGGAAAAACCAAAGTCACTTACCGACATTCGCAATAAAGAAGAAGGTAAAGAACTGTGGGTTGACCGCTTTGAAGATATCCGCGATTACTACGACGAAAACGACCGTTACACAGTAACCAACAAAGAACGCAATAAGTACAAGAAATTCCTAAAAGGTCTTGAGCCATGGGAACGTAAAGCCTTTGAGCGCGCGGTGAAGGAAGACAAAAACTACTACGTGCTAGATTTTAGCAACAAAGGTGGTTTGGTTATGCCAATTATTCTTGAACTGACATTTGAAGATGGCAGTAAAGAAGAAATGCGCATTCCAGCTGAGATTTGGCGTCGTACTCCTAAAGCGGTAAGCAAGCTTATCGTGACGGACAAAGACAAAGAATTAGTTAGCGTAACGGTTGACCCACACTGGGAAACAGCAGACGTTGATGTGGAAAATAACCACTACCCACGTCGCATCATCCCATCGCGTATTGAGGCGTACAAGAATAAGCCGCGCAATACTTACGAGTACCGCGACTTGATGCATGATTCAAAGACCGAGCTAGATAAAGACGAAGACAAAGAAGAGGACAAAGATGACGAATAA
- a CDS encoding DUF6702 family protein yields MTNKLSLALKQGTSALLASLVVLTVICASFFSAQLQAHQIKAAITTVLFNQRTENIEVMHRFNLHDAEHAVKALFDKHADIMDDIDTQQAFADYVAKHFAILNSEGEPLALAKVGFEVEGKHFWVYQETAEPPALEGLKIRHDALRDLWPKQVNTINVEGKGDIKTLTFADSVNLLEVSFKGHQH; encoded by the coding sequence ATGACGAATAAGTTGTCTTTGGCATTAAAGCAGGGCACTTCAGCCCTGCTTGCCAGTCTTGTTGTCTTAACAGTGATTTGTGCTAGCTTTTTTAGTGCACAGCTACAAGCGCATCAAATTAAAGCCGCTATTACCACAGTATTGTTTAATCAACGCACTGAAAATATTGAAGTCATGCACCGCTTTAATCTTCATGATGCAGAACACGCGGTAAAAGCCTTGTTCGACAAGCATGCTGATATTATGGATGACATAGATACTCAGCAAGCATTTGCCGACTACGTGGCCAAGCATTTTGCTATTTTAAATAGTGAAGGTGAACCTCTGGCACTGGCTAAAGTTGGATTTGAAGTAGAAGGCAAGCATTTCTGGGTATACCAAGAAACAGCTGAGCCACCAGCGCTTGAAGGCTTAAAGATTCGCCATGACGCGCTGCGCGACTTATGGCCAAAACAAGTCAACACGATAAACGTTGAAGGTAAAGGCGATATAAAAACCTTAACGTTTGCAGACAGCGTAAATTTGCTTGAGGTCAGCTTTAAAGGCCATCAACACTAA
- a CDS encoding ABC1 kinase family protein: protein MTDKPTSRPTKAIPSSRLSRVTRLGTLAGKIATSVVTQGAGQLLKGEKPVLSSLLLTPKNIGNIADQLATMRGAAMKLGQLISMDAGDFLPPELAVILGRLREDADPMPKTQLIETLAASWGENWQASLLYFSFAPVAAASIGQVHKAITMDGKMLAVKVQYPGVKKSIDSDVDNVASLIKLTGLVPKSLNISPLLSEAKLQLHQEADYQREATMLMRYRSYLEDNTHFVIPATYPPLTSDTVLAMDYIEAVDLDILQSEPQAVRDKLMTALMALFFNEVFNFKLLQSDPNLANYKYKSETQQIVLLDFGATREVPDAIAVHYQALLNSAADNNVEEMRRAAMAIGLIDDSHSEAQVTAVINIGMEACEAIRSDEPYDFGNSDLITRLHDKGMALTMEHNFWHTPPADALFIHRKLGGLFLLAKRLSARVDMRKAAAPWLEANNA, encoded by the coding sequence ATGACAGATAAACCTACTTCTCGGCCTACCAAGGCTATTCCATCCTCTCGGCTCTCTCGCGTCACCCGATTGGGCACACTGGCCGGAAAAATAGCAACAAGCGTAGTAACACAAGGTGCCGGTCAACTGCTCAAAGGAGAGAAGCCGGTACTGTCGTCACTGCTATTAACCCCTAAAAACATTGGTAATATTGCCGATCAGCTCGCGACTATGCGTGGTGCAGCGATGAAGCTAGGCCAGCTTATTTCAATGGATGCAGGCGACTTTCTCCCTCCAGAACTTGCGGTGATTTTGGGGCGCCTTCGCGAAGATGCCGATCCTATGCCCAAAACTCAACTCATCGAAACATTAGCAGCCTCGTGGGGCGAGAACTGGCAAGCATCGTTATTGTATTTTTCCTTCGCGCCTGTTGCTGCAGCGTCTATAGGTCAGGTTCACAAAGCCATTACGATGGATGGCAAAATGCTAGCCGTGAAAGTGCAATATCCCGGCGTAAAAAAGAGTATCGACAGTGATGTTGATAATGTAGCGTCACTGATTAAGTTAACGGGTTTGGTGCCAAAATCACTGAACATCTCGCCACTGCTTAGCGAGGCTAAGCTACAGTTACACCAAGAAGCCGATTACCAGCGTGAAGCAACCATGCTCATGCGCTATCGCAGTTATTTAGAAGACAACACGCATTTTGTTATTCCTGCTACTTATCCTCCACTAACGTCTGATACTGTGCTTGCCATGGACTATATCGAGGCAGTAGATCTGGATATTCTTCAAAGCGAACCCCAAGCAGTCAGAGACAAATTAATGACAGCGCTCATGGCACTTTTCTTCAACGAGGTTTTTAATTTCAAGCTGTTGCAAAGTGACCCTAATTTAGCCAATTACAAATACAAAAGTGAAACGCAGCAAATTGTATTACTTGATTTTGGTGCGACTCGAGAAGTACCCGACGCCATTGCAGTGCACTATCAAGCATTGTTAAACAGCGCTGCAGACAATAACGTTGAAGAAATGCGACGAGCAGCAATGGCCATCGGCTTAATTGATGACAGTCATAGCGAAGCGCAAGTTACCGCAGTTATCAACATAGGCATGGAAGCCTGTGAAGCAATTAGAAGCGACGAGCCTTATGATTTTGGTAACAGCGACCTGATTACTCGGTTACATGACAAAGGGATGGCGCTTACTATGGAGCATAACTTTTGGCATACGCCACCTGCAGATGCACTATTTATCCACCGCAAACTAGGCGGGCTATTCCTACTCGCCAAACGCT